Proteins encoded in a region of the Larimichthys crocea isolate SSNF chromosome XVI, L_crocea_2.0, whole genome shotgun sequence genome:
- the LOC104930982 gene encoding 7-methylguanosine phosphate-specific 5'-nucleotidase isoform X1 has product MQIYHIPWINTPVRTVLAIWHQLTKTEIPELAKCSVLMRERSRVEETIHAMQRAGAGNLQVISDFDMTLTRFAHNGKRVPTTHNILDNRLLINEDCTKKIRALLNTYYPIEIDPSRSAEEKLPLMVEWWTKVHELLIEQRIRKDMLAQAVKESSAMLRDGYKVFFDHLAEQQIPLLIFSAGVGDVLEEVIQQNHVFHPNVHIISNYMDFDQTGVLRAFKGQLIHTFNKREGALSHAAGLTELQGRPNVLLLGDSLGDLTMADGVSEHENILTIGFLNDQVEERKESYINSFDIVLVKDETMDVPNAVLRHITSSRNGK; this is encoded by the exons atgCAGATATATCATATCCCTTGGATCAACACGCCGGTGCGGACTGTCCTGGCAATCTGGCACCAGCTGACCAAGACCGAG ATCCCAGAGCTGGCCAAGTGCTCGGTGCTGATGAGAGAGCGCAGCAGAGTGGAGGAGACAATCCACGCCATGCAGCGAGCAGGTGCAGGCAACCTGCAG GTAATCTCAGACTTCGATATGACACTGACAAGGTTTGCCCACAACGGCAAGAGAGTGCCCACCACACACA ACATCCTGGATAACCGGTTGTTGATCAATGAGGACTGCACTAAAAAG ATAAGGGCTCTGTTGAACACCTACTATCCCATAGAGATTGACCCAAGCAGGAGTGCTGAAGAAAAGCTGCCTCTCATGGTGGAATG GTGGACTAAAGTCCACGAGCTGCTGATTGAGCAGAGGATCAGGAAGGACATGCTGGCTCAGGCAGTTAAGGAATCCAGCGCTATGctcag GGACGGctacaaagtgttttttgaccATCTGGCGGAGCAGCAGATCCCTCTGTTGATCTTCTCGGCTGGTGTTGGAGACGTCCTGGAAGAGGTGATCCAACAGAACCACGTCTTCCATCCAAATGTCCACATCATCTCCAACTACATGGACTTTGACCAGACT GGGGTTCTCCGAGCCTTCAAAGGCCAACTGATCCACACCTTCAACAAGAGGGAAGGAGCTCTGTCACATGCAGCTGGCCTCACAGAGCTCCAGGGTCGACCCAacgtgctgctgctgggggaCTCTTTAGGAGATCTGACCATGGCTGACGGGGTGTCCGAGCACGAGAACATCCTCACCATTGGCTTCCTCAACGATCAG gtggaagagagaaaagagtcGTACATCAACTCCTTCGACATCGTTCTGGTGAAGGACGAGACGATGGACGTCCCGAACGCTGTTCTCAGACACATTACCTCATCGAGAAACGGCAAGTAA
- the LOC104930982 gene encoding 7-methylguanosine phosphate-specific 5'-nucleotidase isoform X2: protein MIYHIPWINTPVRTVLAIWHQLTKTEIPELAKCSVLMRERSRVEETIHAMQRAGAGNLQVISDFDMTLTRFAHNGKRVPTTHNILDNRLLINEDCTKKIRALLNTYYPIEIDPSRSAEEKLPLMVEWWTKVHELLIEQRIRKDMLAQAVKESSAMLRDGYKVFFDHLAEQQIPLLIFSAGVGDVLEEVIQQNHVFHPNVHIISNYMDFDQTGVLRAFKGQLIHTFNKREGALSHAAGLTELQGRPNVLLLGDSLGDLTMADGVSEHENILTIGFLNDQVEERKESYINSFDIVLVKDETMDVPNAVLRHITSSRNGK from the exons ATATATCATATCCCTTGGATCAACACGCCGGTGCGGACTGTCCTGGCAATCTGGCACCAGCTGACCAAGACCGAG ATCCCAGAGCTGGCCAAGTGCTCGGTGCTGATGAGAGAGCGCAGCAGAGTGGAGGAGACAATCCACGCCATGCAGCGAGCAGGTGCAGGCAACCTGCAG GTAATCTCAGACTTCGATATGACACTGACAAGGTTTGCCCACAACGGCAAGAGAGTGCCCACCACACACA ACATCCTGGATAACCGGTTGTTGATCAATGAGGACTGCACTAAAAAG ATAAGGGCTCTGTTGAACACCTACTATCCCATAGAGATTGACCCAAGCAGGAGTGCTGAAGAAAAGCTGCCTCTCATGGTGGAATG GTGGACTAAAGTCCACGAGCTGCTGATTGAGCAGAGGATCAGGAAGGACATGCTGGCTCAGGCAGTTAAGGAATCCAGCGCTATGctcag GGACGGctacaaagtgttttttgaccATCTGGCGGAGCAGCAGATCCCTCTGTTGATCTTCTCGGCTGGTGTTGGAGACGTCCTGGAAGAGGTGATCCAACAGAACCACGTCTTCCATCCAAATGTCCACATCATCTCCAACTACATGGACTTTGACCAGACT GGGGTTCTCCGAGCCTTCAAAGGCCAACTGATCCACACCTTCAACAAGAGGGAAGGAGCTCTGTCACATGCAGCTGGCCTCACAGAGCTCCAGGGTCGACCCAacgtgctgctgctgggggaCTCTTTAGGAGATCTGACCATGGCTGACGGGGTGTCCGAGCACGAGAACATCCTCACCATTGGCTTCCTCAACGATCAG gtggaagagagaaaagagtcGTACATCAACTCCTTCGACATCGTTCTGGTGAAGGACGAGACGATGGACGTCCCGAACGCTGTTCTCAGACACATTACCTCATCGAGAAACGGCAAGTAA